The Carnobacterium divergens genome includes a window with the following:
- a CDS encoding TIR domain-containing protein: MSSISMIESKIRRLQSDINSNEKKRMNAAKDEANSFKKINTANSAISRSKNSTTINSKLKEIERENNKIQKAKQTQATCLEKILKVQAQLNKANSDLIKEQQKVQSKVLQEHQNKIEAFKTSQNIIAESINSEPAENKEYDVFISHSANDKDYVNKLAEKLKKSGVKIWYDSESIGWGASIRTSIDKGLKNSKFGIVIISTSFIEKYWTQYEVDGLLNKEQSSGGRIVFLPIWHNITADEVANYSPSISGKLALNTSYDTIDYIVEKILELLK; encoded by the coding sequence ATGTCTAGTATTTCAATGATTGAAAGTAAAATTAGAAGATTGCAGTCTGATATTAACTCTAATGAAAAAAAAAGAATGAATGCTGCTAAAGATGAGGCAAACTCTTTCAAAAAAATAAACACTGCAAACTCTGCCATTTCTCGATCTAAAAACTCAACAACAATAAATTCAAAACTAAAAGAAATTGAAAGAGAAAATAATAAAATTCAAAAAGCTAAACAAACTCAAGCAACTTGTTTAGAAAAAATTTTAAAAGTACAAGCACAACTAAATAAAGCAAATTCAGATTTGATAAAAGAACAACAAAAAGTACAATCAAAAGTACTCCAAGAACATCAGAATAAAATTGAAGCATTTAAAACAAGCCAAAATATAATTGCTGAATCCATCAATAGTGAGCCAGCTGAAAACAAAGAATATGATGTTTTTATCTCCCACTCTGCAAATGATAAAGACTACGTTAATAAACTTGCAGAAAAATTGAAAAAATCAGGTGTAAAGATTTGGTATGACTCTGAAAGTATTGGTTGGGGAGCCAGCATAAGAACATCTATTGATAAAGGATTAAAAAATTCGAAATTTGGAATAGTCATAATCTCAACTTCTTTTATCGAAAAATATTGGACACAATATGAAGTAGATGGACTTCTAAACAAAGAACAGTCTAGTGGCGGAAGGATAGTATTTTTACCAATATGGCATAATATAACTGCAGACGAAGTAGCAAATTATAGCCCGTCTATTTCAGGAAAGTTAGCCTTAAATACATCCTATGACACAATTGATTATATTGTTGAAAAAATTCTAGAACTTCTTAAATAA
- a CDS encoding ImmA/IrrE family metallo-endopeptidase: MVLNNIDSKIDVLVNKYKTRDPFVIARHLGVKILFEELGSIYGYYNQDSRIKIIHLNSKLNSSELDFTCAHELGHSIFHPDSNTPFLSSASLTSELKIEKEANYFASKLRIDNSHKDFELNGKYQILDYYGLPYEMELFI, encoded by the coding sequence ATGGTTTTAAATAATATTGATAGTAAAATTGATGTATTAGTTAATAAATATAAAACAAGAGACCCTTTTGTTATTGCTCGTCACTTAGGGGTTAAAATCTTATTTGAAGAGCTGGGTTCAATTTACGGATATTATAATCAAGATTCTAGAATCAAGATAATTCATTTAAATTCTAAATTAAATAGTAGTGAACTGGACTTCACTTGTGCCCATGAATTGGGGCATTCAATTTTTCACCCAGATTCAAATACTCCATTTTTATCATCGGCATCTTTAACTTCTGAACTAAAAATAGAAAAAGAAGCAAATTATTTTGCTTCTAAATTGAGAATTGACAATTCCCATAAAGATTTTGAATTGAATGGTAAATATCAAATTTTGGATTATTATGGTCTTCCCTATGAAATGGAACTCTTCATATAA
- a CDS encoding helix-turn-helix domain-containing protein → MIFLNIGVRITELRESKNMTQKELADKIRINKSVMNRIESGERPIRETELSLIADALEVSTDYLLGRVEPQRKYYDLTDKDEKDISERLQTMIKDLENKALFSKEDGEMDDNTRELLIMSLENSLRIAKQEAKKKFTPKKYRD, encoded by the coding sequence GTGATATTTTTGAACATAGGGGTAAGAATCACCGAGCTTAGAGAAAGTAAAAATATGACTCAAAAAGAGCTAGCAGATAAAATCAGGATAAATAAAAGCGTCATGAACAGAATTGAATCTGGCGAAAGACCGATTAGAGAAACCGAGTTATCTTTAATTGCTGATGCACTTGAAGTAAGTACAGACTACCTATTAGGTAGAGTAGAACCTCAAAGAAAGTACTATGATCTAACAGATAAAGACGAAAAAGATATTTCAGAACGTTTACAAACTATGATAAAAGATTTAGAGAATAAGGCTTTATTTTCTAAAGAAGATGGCGAAATGGATGACAATACTAGAGAATTGTTAATAATGTCTCTTGAAAATTCGTTAAGAATTGCTAAACAAGAAGCTAAAAAGAAATTCACCCCAAAAAAATATCGTGACTAA
- a CDS encoding helix-turn-helix transcriptional regulator: MKKQLDLKKIKLLRNKQNISMQNAAESLGFKNASTYMKYENGEYFFKADALPALSKLLGCEIENFFR, encoded by the coding sequence ATGAAAAAGCAATTAGATTTAAAAAAAATCAAGTTATTAAGAAATAAACAGAATATTTCAATGCAAAATGCTGCGGAGTCTCTTGGTTTTAAAAACGCATCAACATATATGAAGTATGAAAATGGGGAATATTTTTTTAAAGCAGATGCGCTACCAGCGCTATCAAAATTGTTAGGTTGTGAAATCGAGAATTTTTTTCGGTAA
- a CDS encoding helix-turn-helix transcriptional regulator codes for MSFAQPTTGARRGANVDKLILYLAECGISLSKQTIYNYVQQGNIPYRRFSGRRKGAIYFDLDKIDEWIDQDNSEQEQIDKASELDEWKAINEM; via the coding sequence ATGAGTTTTGCACAGCCAACAACTGGTGCACGGCGTGGAGCTAACGTAGATAAACTTATTCTTTATTTAGCAGAATGTGGAATTTCTTTGAGTAAACAGACCATTTATAACTATGTTCAGCAAGGCAATATTCCATATCGTCGGTTCAGTGGAAGACGTAAAGGCGCCATTTATTTTGATTTAGATAAGATTGATGAATGGATTGACCAGGATAATTCAGAACAAGAACAAATTGATAAAGCTTCGGAATTAGACGAGTGGAAAGCTATTAATGAAATGTGA
- a CDS encoding GH25 family lysozyme has product ETSELTIGDRFISLSQYQAELKKKNNALNDIADKTNSLIKRTNNLNKTTAGLGKELIESNKVISQQQQLIEDALRRIKELENGTDPERPIGKIIDVSEHQGQIDWAKVKADDIELAIIRVQDGSSYVDNYYRYNIQQCQQLNIPYAVYAFARYVNEADAGQEATDFYNRTKSISGTGKQPLFYMIDVEVATMENMRQGTEAWQNKMISFGIAQTNQVAYIANYLYDQFNINVARFGSIVIPAYRSTPPDHPWDLWQYSDKGSVLGINGNVDMNKDPSERFKKQYLGR; this is encoded by the coding sequence AGAAACGTCTGAACTGACAATTGGTGATCGTTTTATTTCATTATCACAGTACCAAGCAGAATTAAAAAAGAAAAATAACGCGTTGAATGATATTGCCGATAAAACAAACTCTTTAATCAAACGCACCAATAATCTTAATAAAACAACAGCTGGATTGGGAAAAGAATTAATTGAAAGTAATAAAGTTATCTCCCAGCAACAGCAATTAATCGAGGATGCACTTCGGCGTATTAAAGAACTTGAAAATGGGACGGATCCAGAACGTCCAATCGGTAAAATTATTGATGTTTCTGAACACCAAGGGCAAATTGATTGGGCTAAAGTAAAAGCGGATGATATCGAACTTGCGATTATAAGAGTTCAAGATGGCAGCTCTTACGTTGATAACTATTACCGTTATAACATCCAACAATGTCAGCAACTTAATATTCCTTATGCAGTGTACGCTTTTGCGCGATATGTTAATGAGGCTGATGCTGGTCAAGAAGCAACTGACTTCTATAATCGCACAAAATCTATTTCCGGAACAGGTAAGCAACCTTTATTTTATATGATTGATGTTGAAGTGGCCACGATGGAAAATATGAGACAAGGAACTGAAGCGTGGCAAAATAAGATGATTTCATTTGGAATTGCCCAAACGAATCAAGTCGCTTATATCGCAAATTATTTATACGATCAATTTAATATCAATGTCGCTCGCTTTGGAAGTATTGTAATACCTGCTTATCGCAGCACTCCGCCAGATCATCCGTGGGATTTATGGCAATACAGCGACAAAGGAAGCGTACTGGGAATTAATGGCAATGTTGATATGAATAAAGATCCATCAGAAAGATTTAAAAAACAATATTTAGGTAGGTGA
- a CDS encoding XkdX family protein, translating to MYKSLKERYLKEWVTEKQLAHYVDLKKITATQMQEIMKEKDAKDKEEAIEI from the coding sequence ATGTATAAATCACTAAAAGAAAGATATTTAAAAGAATGGGTTACAGAAAAACAGCTTGCTCACTATGTTGATTTAAAAAAAATTACTGCTACACAAATGCAAGAAATCATGAAAGAAAAAGATGCCAAAGACAAAGAAGAAGCTATTGAAATTTAA
- a CDS encoding phage holin: protein MKINWKVRIKSKAFWLAMIPILLVLIQQILSWFGIGFAKELIENEAMQFINTLFLLLGILGIVNDPTVPGISDSQKTLNK from the coding sequence GTGAAAATTAATTGGAAAGTAAGAATTAAATCAAAGGCTTTTTGGTTGGCCATGATTCCAATTTTATTGGTATTAATCCAACAGATTTTAAGTTGGTTTGGAATTGGATTTGCTAAAGAGTTAATCGAAAACGAAGCAATGCAATTTATTAATACCTTATTCCTGTTATTGGGAATTCTAGGGATTGTAAACGATCCTACGGTACCAGGTATCAGTGATAGTCAAAAAACTTTAAATAAATGA
- a CDS encoding N-acetylmuramoyl-L-alanine amidase, with translation MKKLNKVLLMLVVLMTLSTSTVATAAITTSHAGHGGVDPGAIGNGYKEADIARMINNQIVAKSGAVDATDNSAISVNDNLAKIVNKVNLNSNGTSWNLSNHLNSASPAATGVEVFYYAGDPVGKVKAEQVSATIANVLGIPNRGAKTADLYVIRNTKGHSLLIEWGFISNSGDVQKLLTKMDTVTTEVVKLFNSTVNPVPPVTPPVNPVQPPTTGFARAYNETGTMYATERNWVKDTPTKAARLVEYQSTGQAIKYHKVVWSDGIVWLQLTGWDGKQRYVAYSDATQGNGFGRKYGYCL, from the coding sequence ATGAAAAAATTAAACAAAGTATTATTAATGTTAGTAGTATTAATGACATTAAGCACATCAACGGTAGCAACTGCTGCGATTACAACGTCACATGCTGGTCATGGTGGAGTTGATCCAGGAGCGATCGGAAACGGCTATAAGGAAGCTGATATTGCTAGAATGATTAATAATCAAATTGTAGCTAAATCGGGAGCAGTTGATGCCACTGACAATAGCGCAATTTCTGTGAATGATAACCTTGCAAAAATTGTAAATAAAGTAAACTTGAATTCGAACGGAACATCATGGAATTTATCAAATCACTTAAATAGCGCGTCCCCTGCAGCAACTGGTGTAGAAGTATTTTATTATGCTGGTGACCCTGTAGGAAAAGTCAAGGCGGAGCAAGTAAGTGCAACGATTGCAAATGTATTGGGGATTCCAAATAGAGGTGCAAAGACTGCAGATTTATACGTTATCCGTAATACTAAAGGGCATTCATTGCTGATTGAATGGGGCTTTATCAGTAACAGCGGAGACGTCCAAAAATTACTAACTAAGATGGATACCGTAACTACAGAAGTTGTTAAGCTATTTAATTCAACTGTTAATCCAGTTCCGCCAGTGACACCACCTGTTAATCCAGTACAGCCTCCAACAACTGGATTTGCTAGAGCATATAACGAAACCGGAACGATGTATGCGACAGAGCGAAATTGGGTGAAAGACACACCAACTAAAGCAGCACGACTTGTTGAATATCAATCAACTGGGCAAGCGATTAAATATCATAAAGTTGTATGGTCAGACGGAATCGTTTGGTTGCAATTAACAGGGTGGGATGGAAAACAACGCTATGTTGCCTATTCTGATGCAACGCAAGGGAATGGATTTGGTCGTAAGTACGGTTATTGTTTATAG
- a CDS encoding type II toxin-antitoxin system PemK/MazF family toxin has protein sequence MEKSDFLISKISNASEIHKNTFLSGLSRFTYLPSWLLFEAKMHEKECKSKQHNKYPYFKRGTIVMIDFGVNIDSEFSGKHFAIILNKKDNPNNPVLTVLPLTSKGGNNRFSIGKELFTQTVHLLQKNVNLMGQEYTDIELTSIELDNDINETTKGIENIKKYIESNTVNSNDVKEDLEKVISAADKISAVHESYSKKISELKKNKKSILKVIDIYSKYNNESFVRISDIKTISKYRINKINKFDPSGKIKLSNEIMNKISTELIKLYASR, from the coding sequence ATGGAAAAAAGTGATTTTCTTATTTCTAAAATATCAAATGCAAGTGAGATTCATAAAAATACATTTTTAAGTGGTTTAAGTCGCTTTACTTATTTGCCGAGTTGGTTATTATTTGAAGCTAAAATGCATGAAAAAGAATGTAAGTCTAAACAACATAATAAATATCCATATTTTAAACGAGGTACAATAGTAATGATTGATTTTGGGGTTAATATCGATAGTGAGTTCTCTGGAAAACACTTTGCTATAATTCTAAATAAAAAGGATAACCCTAACAATCCGGTTTTAACAGTTTTACCATTAACCTCTAAAGGAGGAAATAACCGTTTCTCCATAGGTAAAGAATTATTTACTCAAACAGTTCATTTACTACAAAAAAATGTAAATCTTATGGGACAAGAATATACCGACATAGAATTGACTAGTATAGAATTAGATAACGATATTAACGAAACGACAAAAGGAATAGAAAACATAAAGAAATATATAGAATCAAATACAGTAAATTCGAACGACGTAAAAGAAGATTTAGAAAAAGTGATTTCAGCTGCTGATAAAATATCGGCTGTGCATGAATCGTATTCTAAAAAAATTTCTGAGCTTAAAAAAAATAAAAAATCAATTCTTAAAGTTATTGATATTTATAGTAAGTATAACAATGAGTCATTTGTTAGAATTTCAGATATAAAAACTATTTCTAAATATAGAATTAACAAAATAAATAAATTTGATCCCTCTGGAAAAATCAAGTTATCTAATGAAATTATGAATAAAATTAGTACAGAGTTAATAAAACTTTATGCATCAAGATAA
- a CDS encoding aminopeptidase: protein MVLPNFQENLQKYAELIVSTGVNVSKGHTVVLQIDVEQAPLARLITKEAYKLGATEVIVKWLDDEINREVFLGTPEERLVDIPQYKIDESIDQIKKGASRISVRSADPDALAGVDTDKVAAYQSAVGKALSEQRTATQSNKVSWSVVAAAGAKWAAKVFPDLATSEEQVDALWDQIFKTTRIYENNPVEAWVNHDQLLEAKANELNKEQFDALHYTAPGTDLTIGLPKNHRWEGAGSFNVRGEKFMANMPTEEVFTAPDANRADGVVRSTKPLSYAGTTILDMTFTFKDGKVVDVTAKQGEEVLKKLIATDDGSARLGEVALVPDPSPISQSGIVFYNTLFDENASNHLALGSAYAFSLEGGTEMTEAELIAAGLNRSNVHVDFMIGSNEMNVDGIRKDGSIVPIFRNGNWA from the coding sequence ATGGTATTACCAAATTTTCAAGAAAATCTACAAAAATATGCTGAACTAATTGTTAGTACAGGCGTAAATGTATCAAAAGGCCACACTGTTGTGTTACAAATAGATGTTGAACAAGCACCACTTGCTCGTTTGATTACTAAAGAAGCCTACAAATTAGGGGCAACAGAAGTCATTGTAAAATGGTTAGATGATGAAATTAATCGCGAAGTCTTTTTAGGTACTCCAGAAGAACGTTTAGTAGACATTCCTCAATATAAGATCGATGAATCTATTGATCAAATTAAAAAAGGCGCAAGTCGTATTAGTGTCCGTTCTGCTGACCCTGATGCTCTTGCTGGCGTAGATACAGATAAAGTTGCGGCCTACCAAAGTGCTGTTGGAAAAGCTCTCTCAGAGCAACGCACAGCTACTCAATCAAATAAAGTTAGTTGGTCAGTCGTTGCTGCAGCTGGTGCTAAATGGGCAGCTAAGGTCTTCCCTGATTTAGCAACTTCAGAGGAACAAGTAGACGCATTATGGGATCAAATCTTTAAAACCACTCGTATTTATGAAAACAATCCAGTTGAGGCATGGGTTAATCATGATCAACTTTTAGAAGCAAAAGCAAATGAATTAAATAAAGAACAATTTGATGCTCTTCATTACACTGCTCCTGGAACTGATTTAACCATTGGTTTGCCAAAAAATCATCGTTGGGAAGGCGCTGGTAGCTTTAATGTTCGTGGCGAAAAATTCATGGCAAATATGCCTACAGAAGAAGTTTTCACTGCTCCTGACGCAAATCGCGCAGATGGTGTAGTCAGAAGCACTAAACCACTTAGCTATGCTGGCACGACTATTTTAGATATGACTTTTACTTTTAAAGATGGAAAAGTAGTAGATGTTACAGCTAAACAAGGTGAAGAGGTTTTAAAAAAATTAATTGCAACAGATGATGGCTCTGCTCGTTTAGGTGAAGTGGCCTTGGTTCCAGATCCCTCTCCTATTTCTCAATCAGGAATTGTTTTCTATAATACCTTATTTGACGAAAATGCTTCTAATCATTTAGCTTTAGGATCAGCCTATGCGTTTAGTTTAGAAGGTGGTACAGAAATGACCGAAGCAGAATTGATTGCTGCTGGCTTAAACCGTAGCAACGTCCATGTTGACTTTATGATTGGTTCAAATGAAATGAATGTTGACGGAATCCGTAAAGATGGCTCAATTGTTCCAATCTTTAGAAACGGAAACTGGGCATAA
- a CDS encoding TetR/AcrR family transcriptional regulator, which translates to MARKKTITKLQILNAAYEVVRTEGFGGFTARNIAKKMKCSTQPIYLEFKNMDDLKNELFEKIKNYLKQEVYSNEHTGDALLDACINYIQFADKEKVLFRALYIENHLGIEKMHKISLDFAMRLMEENEDTKNLSNEDKFELFTKIWIVAQGIASLISSGLLPMNEEDIESNLRDALSDMILGARYSN; encoded by the coding sequence ATGGCTAGAAAAAAAACAATTACCAAACTACAAATATTAAATGCAGCATATGAAGTTGTTAGAACTGAAGGTTTTGGAGGATTTACAGCACGTAATATTGCCAAAAAAATGAAATGCTCTACTCAACCTATTTATTTAGAATTTAAAAATATGGATGACTTGAAAAATGAATTATTTGAAAAAATCAAAAATTATTTAAAACAAGAAGTTTATTCAAATGAACATACGGGAGATGCGTTGCTTGATGCATGTATCAACTATATCCAATTTGCAGATAAAGAAAAAGTTTTATTCCGAGCATTGTACATTGAAAATCACTTAGGTATTGAAAAAATGCATAAAATTTCATTGGATTTCGCTATGCGCTTAATGGAAGAAAATGAAGACACGAAAAATTTATCAAACGAAGACAAGTTTGAATTGTTTACTAAAATTTGGATTGTAGCTCAAGGGATTGCGTCATTAATTTCATCTGGTTTATTGCCAATGAATGAAGAAGACATTGAATCGAATTTACGCGATGCGTTATCTGATATGATTCTTGGTGCAAGATACAGTAACTAA
- a CDS encoding flavodoxin, whose protein sequence is MATAKIVYASMTGNTEEIADVVAEALENLDIDVETVECTQADPEDFEDVDLCIVATYTYGDGDLPDEIVDFYEELAEINLSGKIFGTCGSGDTFYDEFCKSVDDFTARFIETGATQGADSVKVDLAVEEEDIQKLEAFAKELASKL, encoded by the coding sequence ATGGCAACTGCTAAAATTGTTTATGCGAGTATGACTGGTAACACAGAAGAAATTGCCGATGTTGTTGCTGAAGCATTAGAAAACTTAGATATTGATGTTGAAACTGTAGAATGTACTCAAGCTGATCCTGAAGATTTTGAGGATGTGGATTTGTGTATCGTCGCTACATATACTTATGGCGATGGCGATCTTCCTGATGAAATTGTTGATTTTTATGAAGAATTAGCTGAAATTAATTTATCTGGTAAAATTTTTGGAACTTGTGGTTCTGGCGATACATTTTATGATGAGTTTTGCAAATCTGTTGATGACTTCACTGCTCGTTTTATTGAAACTGGCGCAACACAAGGTGCTGACAGCGTTAAGGTTGATTTAGCTGTAGAAGAAGAAGACATTCAAAAATTAGAAGCCTTCGCAAAAGAATTGGCGTCGAAATTATAA
- the map gene encoding type I methionyl aminopeptidase has protein sequence MITLKSTREIDAMAESGALLADVHIALRDFIKPGITSWDIEEFVDDYITKHGGIAAQKGFEGYEYATCVSINDEICHGFPRKEVLKDGDLIKVDMCVDLKGALSDSCWSYVVGKSTPELDHLMAVTKKALYVGIEQAQVGNRIGDIGHAIQTYVEGEDLAVVREFIGHGIGPTIHESPAVPHYGEAGKGLRLKEGMVITIEPMVNTGTWKSKMDDNGWTARTKDGGLSCQFEHTLAITKEGPRVLTSQKDQ, from the coding sequence ATGATTACACTAAAATCAACACGTGAAATTGATGCAATGGCGGAATCAGGTGCATTATTAGCCGATGTGCATATTGCTTTGCGAGATTTTATTAAACCAGGTATTACAAGTTGGGACATTGAAGAATTTGTTGATGATTATATAACAAAACACGGAGGTATTGCAGCTCAAAAAGGATTTGAAGGATATGAGTATGCAACTTGTGTTAGCATTAACGATGAAATTTGCCATGGTTTCCCTAGAAAAGAAGTATTAAAAGACGGTGACTTAATCAAAGTGGACATGTGTGTCGATTTAAAGGGTGCGTTATCGGATTCTTGTTGGAGCTATGTAGTAGGAAAATCAACTCCAGAATTAGATCATTTGATGGCTGTTACTAAAAAAGCACTATACGTTGGGATTGAACAAGCACAAGTGGGCAATCGAATTGGGGATATTGGCCACGCGATTCAAACTTACGTAGAAGGTGAAGATTTAGCTGTTGTCCGTGAATTTATTGGACATGGAATTGGACCAACGATTCATGAAAGTCCTGCAGTTCCTCACTATGGTGAAGCTGGCAAAGGGTTACGTTTAAAAGAAGGTATGGTAATTACAATTGAACCAATGGTAAATACAGGGACTTGGAAATCTAAGATGGACGACAATGGTTGGACTGCTCGCACAAAAGATGGTGGTCTAAGCTGTCAATTTGAGCATACTCTTGCGATTACAAAAGAAGGACCTAGAGTTCTTACCTCACAAAAAGATCAATAA
- a CDS encoding YihY/virulence factor BrkB family protein, translating to MEIKQRLMEKKELVRLIQTIQKKYKEAEVTNSAVIIAYYLLLSFFPILIVVGNLLPLLNLDMEMLIPYMQSLIPEYIFTQLEPTMLNLLTSSSSGLLSAGAIGAIWASSKGMNAMQVSMNKAYGVEPRKNIFVIRLASLAFTLVLILGIVLLVLVFSFGQMILDYLTPLLQLSTSTLKTFQTLKWPVTLLVLFFVFILIYYMVPNAKTKVKNVIPGALFATVGWMTLSQGFAIYVNYFSGRTQSYGTIGTMIVLMLWLNGSGVILTLGAVINASLDQFYHGEIEENTNIVGKYLVKKFDEGKQKIQKKK from the coding sequence ATGGAAATAAAGCAACGATTAATGGAGAAAAAAGAACTTGTTCGTTTAATCCAGACCATTCAAAAGAAATACAAAGAAGCAGAAGTCACAAATTCAGCAGTGATTATAGCTTACTACTTGCTACTCTCTTTTTTTCCCATTCTAATTGTAGTAGGAAATTTGCTCCCTTTATTAAATCTAGATATGGAAATGTTGATCCCTTATATGCAAAGTTTGATTCCAGAATATATTTTTACACAACTAGAGCCTACTATGTTAAATTTATTGACTTCTAGCAGCAGCGGTTTGTTATCTGCAGGTGCCATTGGAGCAATTTGGGCATCCAGTAAAGGGATGAACGCTATGCAAGTAAGTATGAATAAAGCATACGGCGTAGAACCTAGAAAAAATATCTTTGTAATTCGGTTAGCTTCGCTAGCGTTTACGTTAGTATTGATTCTGGGAATCGTTTTATTAGTATTAGTATTTAGTTTTGGTCAGATGATTTTAGATTATTTGACGCCCCTTTTACAACTGTCTACATCTACACTGAAAACGTTTCAAACCTTGAAGTGGCCTGTTACCTTGCTTGTGCTATTTTTTGTTTTTATTCTAATTTATTATATGGTGCCAAACGCTAAAACAAAGGTGAAGAATGTGATACCAGGCGCGTTGTTCGCAACAGTTGGCTGGATGACTTTGTCACAAGGATTTGCCATCTATGTGAATTATTTTTCTGGGCGAACTCAAAGCTATGGAACGATTGGCACAATGATTGTACTGATGCTATGGTTAAATGGTTCTGGTGTTATTTTAACATTAGGAGCCGTAATCAATGCCTCTCTGGATCAATTTTACCATGGAGAAATTGAAGAAAATACAAATATTGTTGGGAAATATTTAGTCAAAAAATTTGATGAAGGAAAACAAAAAATTCAAAAAAAGAAATAA
- a CDS encoding YveK family protein, whose product MEETINLSELFEVIRKRMVLIIGGGLAGIILAAVITYFFITPQFNSSTQLLVNRAKDESQVATQWNDLQTDVQMINTYKDIIKGPVILEDVRKKLSTTSSVEQLASKIEIITQQNSQVFTIKVTDSDPYKAADIANTVAAVFQEKIGGIMSVQNVTQISSAHPNTSQVSPKPMLNILIGFIVGIMGMVGVSFLLEFMDKTVRDEKFISETLGWTNLGTISEMNFDELNAKSPSSIVSRRTKTRV is encoded by the coding sequence ATGGAAGAAACAATTAATTTATCAGAGCTGTTTGAAGTGATTCGTAAAAGGATGGTATTGATTATTGGTGGAGGATTAGCAGGTATCATTTTAGCAGCAGTAATAACCTACTTTTTTATAACCCCGCAATTCAATTCATCTACACAATTATTAGTAAATCGTGCCAAAGATGAAAGTCAAGTTGCTACCCAATGGAACGATTTACAAACGGATGTACAAATGATTAACACTTATAAGGATATCATTAAAGGTCCAGTTATTTTAGAAGATGTACGAAAAAAATTAAGCACTACATCAAGTGTGGAACAATTAGCTAGTAAAATTGAAATTATCACACAACAAAATTCTCAAGTATTTACCATAAAAGTAACCGATTCAGATCCATATAAAGCAGCCGATATTGCCAATACAGTCGCCGCTGTCTTTCAAGAAAAAATCGGTGGAATCATGAGCGTTCAAAACGTTACTCAAATTTCTAGTGCACATCCAAATACATCTCAAGTTTCCCCTAAACCAATGCTAAATATCTTAATAGGATTCATTGTTGGGATTATGGGAATGGTTGGCGTTAGTTTCTTATTAGAATTTATGGATAAAACCGTGCGAGATGAAAAATTCATATCCGAAACATTAGGGTGGACGAATTTAGGAACCATCTCGGAAATGAATTTTGATGAATTAAATGCTAAATCACCAAGTTCAATTGTCTCAAGAAGAACAAAAACACGTGTATAA